ATGAGTGTCATTGATTTGGATTGCACATTTATTGGGGAATTGGTCAAAATTGTTGTGACTTCGCAAATAGGTGCGGATAATATCTTGGAGGGAGCAGGAAACGAAAAAATATTCCTGCATCAAGCGGAGTTCTCTACCTTGGTAGTTATTGTCGTTGGGATAAAGAACTTTGGTAATGTTTTCTGAGTAAACTTTATCAGCTACGGCATTGGCAAAGTCGCCGCTATTGAAAATCTGTAAGTTAAAGTCTTCACTGGCTTTGGCACTCCACAAACGCAAAGTGTTAACGGTATTTGTGTTGTACCCCACCATTGGAATATCGTAGGGTGTTCCCAGTATGGTTTTTTGAGGAATCCAACGTACTTGGTAGCGTCCTCGTTCATCCGTGTATGCTTCTGTGTGTCCGCCAAATTTGACTTCTACAGTGTAATCGGGACGTGGAATTTCCCAAGGATTCCCAAAGCGCAACCACCGATCCGGTACTTCTACTTGCGTACCGTTACGAATAGTTTGTTGAAAAATGCCGTACTCGTAGCGGATACCGTAGCCAATAGCGGGAATTTCTAAAGTTGAGAGAGAATCCAAAAAACAAGCCGCGAGTCTTCCCAAACCACCGTTACCCAATCCCGGTTCGTCTTCCTGTTCGAGCAAATCGTATAAGTCTAAGCCTGCTGATTCCCGCACCACCTGACGGGCTTGCTCGTACATCCCAACATTTGTTAGGTTTTTACTGAGTTGCGGTCCGATAAGATATTCAGCCGATAGGTAGCATACGACTTTGACATCTTTTTGAAAGTAGGTTTGCTCAACAGTTTTCAGCCAACGATGCAGCAAGCGATCGCGAACAGTATACGACAGTGCCATGAAAAAGTCATGTGCTGTTGCCCAACCCTTATCTTTTGCTTGGATGTAGTAGAGGTTGTCTAAAAAAGCACGTTTGAGCGTTTCAATATCCATTCCAGTGCGATCGTCCTGCACTTGAATGGGAACGTGCTCTGTACGACAGATGTGCTTTTTCCAATGGGGAGCGTGTTTGCCATCGTGATTTGTCGAGCCGTTGTCATGATTCATGGTGACAATTCCTAAACGAACGCTGAATTTATTCTCGAACCTATATAACTTTTAGAAGGAGTTATGAGTTTAAAACCTCTAGCTTAGGGCGCACACTTATCTTGCTATTGCTCCTGTTGCTGTTTTTGTCGATCTCTCGACTTAGAGATTTCCAAGAAATAAATTATCCAATCTTGTGGGACGGGCGTCCTCGCCTGTCCTATACCAGTGGCGGGCGGGACGCCCGCACCACAAGAGAAAATTGAATATTTTTTTATTTGGAAATCCCTTAACCTGAATTTACCTGAATTCTCAATGTCCTGAATTTAACTCAACTATTTCGTTTCAGTATTAAACATAATATAAGAGGTTTTTTACAAAGGAAATTTTAAATTTTTATTTCTACCTCCCCCAAATATTATGTTAAAAAATTTTAAATTGAGACAAAAATTTACAGTTTTACTACTCCTAATTCTTGTAGTAGGTTTGAGTTTAAGTGGGCTAGCTCTTTCTGCATTGCTGAGACAGAATGCGACAAATGAAATAGCCTCAAGAGCTTTAACACTCATTGACACAATGACTTCTATACGGGAGTACACACTTACCCAAATCTATCCAGAACTCTCTTTGAAACTGGAAGACAAGTTTCTGCCTCAAGTTGTATCCGCATATTCAGCACGAGAAGTTTTTGACATTCTCCGGAAAAAACCAGAATATGGGGACTTCTTTTATAAAGAAGCTGCAACAAATCCTACAAATCTTCGGGATAAAGCTGATAGTTTTGAAGCTAACATTTTAGAGCGTTTTAGAAAAGAAAAAGATTTAAAACAGGTAAGTGGATTTCGTTCGCTTCCTGGTGGCGACATATTTTATATTTCCCGTCCGCTATCAATTAGCCAACAAGCTTGTCTTCAGTGTCATAGTACTCCTGATGCTGCTCCAAAAACTATGATTGACCGTTTTGGAACAGCCAATGGATTTGGTTGGCACTTAAATGAAATTGTAGCAGCTCAATTTGTATCTTTACCAGCAAGTAAGGTTATTGAAAAAGCTCATCAATCCTCTTTATTAATTATAGGACTTGTTTCTTCTATTTTTGTCGTGGTTATCCATTTAGTCAATGTCTTTTTGAATCGACAAGTTATTCTTCCTCTTAAGCGGATAACTCGTATTGCTGAGGAAGTGAGTACAGGGCATTTAGATATCGACTTCGATGGAGTTTCTAACGATGAAATTGGTAATCTTGTCAATGCTTTCAGACGAATGAAATTAAGTTTAGAAATGGCAATGAGAAGAATCAAGCGTACAAATGGTGTTATGTAACAAATTATTTTCTGCTCTGCGCTCAGAAAAGTCTAGGTAGGTTGGGTTGAGGAACGAAACCCAACATTTCATCAAATTCTTATGTGTCAACATTCTACCCAACCAAAACAATACATTTGGTGATTTAAAATTTAATTTGTAAAAAACCTCTCAACCCCTATTGGCTATCTAAGATATAGCAATTCTCGCTTGGGTACAATACACAGAAAAGTTATGGAACCGCAGATGAACGCGGATGCACGCAGATGAAGACATTATTTAGGTGAAAATTGCTGCTGTAAAGTATCTTTACGAGCGTACACTCGATAAATGAAATGCTGTAGTGCTCAACGCCTATCGGCTATCAGAGGAAAAACACACTCAATATCAAAACAATTCAGCGCGGGGTACATCACGTGCTCAACGCCTATCGGCTATCAGAGGAAAAACACCCATCCCAAGGTCTCATGTATTGGTAAGCTAACATGTGCTCAACGCCTATCGGCTATCAGAGGAAAAACACAACCTCCTGATAGAAAAGTTAAAGCGAAATTTCATAGTGCTCAACGCCTATCGGCTATCAGAGGAAAAACACTCCCCAAAATCTGCTGGGTTCCATCGGTCATCGCTAAGTGCTCAACGCCTATCGGCTATCAGAGGAAAAACACATTCCTACATCTATTTTTTGAGCGATTCGAGCTTGTGCTCAACGCCTATCGGCTATCAGAGGAAAAACACGATTATCTGATACTTGTTTCGCAATTGCTCTTTGAGTGCTCAACGCCTATCGGCTATCAGAGGAAAAACACAGCGAGCTTGGGAATATTGACTCCGAGTGCTTCTCTCTTAAATTTTACAAGCACCTCTAACATAGACACAATAACTTAGCGAAAAAACGGCTGAAACAGCATTTTTGAACGAGTCGAGTAATTGCTATAATCTTTATATTATGAGCAATATAGCCATTTTGCAAGCACCTTCCAGTAACTTTTTTCAATTTAAACCCTTATCAGGTAAGACTTACATCTACTTTTATTTGCAAATCGGGTTTCACAAAAAGAGATGCTTGCAGTTTTCAGTAACAAAGAAAATTAAATAGACCTCTCAGTTTCTAAGTTATTATAGTTTTGGGTATTAAAGACTTTGATGCCGTTGAACACCGAGTAATCATCAGGCGTTGAGCACTTTCGTGTTTGCCAGGTGTAGAACCTCTAAGCGATACAGGGCGGATGGGCTTAACATTACCCTTCTCGCTCCTAACCTAAGATGCCGTTAGGCGATAAACAGACTTTAAATAGTACTTGACAGAAGAGTTTTTTTGTGCATATAATAATTTATCGATGTTTCGAGTTAGACAGGTGGTACCAACTCTTGTCGAAATTTAAATATAAATTTAGGTTTTAGCTCAAATGGTGGCGTTACTAACTGCGATCGCCCCAAGAGTTAATCCCAAACTTATGTATTCTTTCTTTCCTCAGATGCCTTTTTAGGTTTTGAACATTACTTAGGTATTTCAATAAGTACCTGAATAGTTGAATTTAGGGGAATCCTGAAATGATTGCATCGGTGGGTTTTTCGGCGTCTCAGGATGTAGATTTAGGGCTTGAGCCATTCGTTGAGCTATGTTTTCCAGTGCGAGGAAAATATTTACCTGCGGATCATGGCTATGCACTCTTTTGTAGTTGGGTTGATCTCGATTCAGAAATACGCAAGCAGAAAACTGTCAGTATTTTGACTGTTCCTGGCTTTCCTGACAAACAAGGAAAAATAATTCTGAACGAATATTCGTGTTTGCGTGTTCGCGTACCAATCCCATTAATTCCCTTGGCTTATAAGTTGGCTGGAAAATCTATTCGTTTGGGAATACATGAAATTCAAATCGGTATTCCCGAAATATTTACATTGAAACCTGCTAGCAAACTCAAGTCTAGAATTGTTGTCATTAAGGGACATAGCGAACCTCAATCGTTTCTAGTAGCAGCACAACGTCAGCTTGATGATATGGAAATTTCTGCTCAAATTTCCATCCCTAAAGATAGACAGGGCGAATTCTGTCGCAAAACTATCAAAGTTAAACGTTATACGATAGTGGGTTTTACAACGGAAGTTTCTGATTTGAGTGACGACGATTCTATCAAGTTACAACAATGGGGAATTGGTGGTAAAAGACACATGGGTTGTGGATATTTCTTACCTTTTAAGGGAGGTAGAAATGTTTAAAAGATTGTTAGCTAAATCTTATCAAAAAGACGAAAATGATACGAGAAAAAAAGGTGCTGCAACGTACACTGGACATATCAGTTTTGTCATGCAAGCAGCTGATGTTTTGGTAGATAAATTGGGTATGGCTATTCTCCAACAATTGGGAATACAGCATATTGGTTTAGATTCCTTGGCAGCCACAGTCAAATTAGGTGCATATTTGCACGATTGGGGTAAAGCTAATCAACACTTTCAAGAAATGGTTTACTTTAAAACCATCGACCCAAAATCGATAGACCCAAACATTCAAAATTATAGAAAGAAGATTGGAGACTCTTTAAAAGCACGTTTAAATAGACAAATGTTGCGTCATGAAGTGATTAGCGGCATTTTAGCACTACAAGTTCCCTGCTTTCGAGAATGGCTAGAAAAATGCCCCAATGCAAATTTAACGATCGCAGTTTGGGCTGCAATGGGACATCATTTAAAAATTGGTTCAAGCAAAGATGGGACGCCATCAGGTTGTATTGCGGAAATTCCTTCTGGTACGGGAGATGAATTAAAAATCTACACCTCTCATTCTGATTTTCTCACAGTTCTAAAAATGGGAAGTCAATCTTTGGGATTGCCCAAACAATTACCAGAATTTCCAACGAAAATTTGGACTGACAAGCAATTATTAACAGCTTTAACAAATTTACGTAATGAATTTATTGATTTTGAACCTGATTGGGAGCAACAAAAATTTATTGCAGCAGTCAAAGCAACAGTCATCGCAGCAGATTTAGCTGGTTCTGCACTTCCCGAACTAGAGGAAGATTTTCAAGAATGGATTAAAGAAGTTTTATCACTACAACTCTCAAAGCAAGAGTTAAATAAACTAGTCCAACAACGGTTGAATGGTAAAAAATTACGACAATTTCAAGAGTTAATTGCTAAATCTAAACATCGGGTGACGTTGGTGAAGGCTGGTTGCGGAACAGGTAAAACGGTTGCAGCGTATGCTTGGGGGGAAAAATGGGCTGTTGGGCGTAAATTATTTTTCTCCTATCCAACAACAGGTACAGCATCTCAAGGTTATATCGACTATGCAGATGGAACGGAAATTGAAGCAGCTTTAATGCATTCTCGTGCTGATTTAGACAGGGAATTACTATTTTCTGGAGATGAAGACGATCGTGAAAGCATCGATTCTAAACTGATGGCTTTTCAAGCAGGGCGCAAAAAATTAATTGTTTGTACAGTTGATTCAGTGTTAGGTTTAATTCAAAATAATCGTAAACCGCTTTACTCATGGTCTGCATTGGCACAATCTGCTTTTGTCTTTGATGAGGTTCATGCTTTTGATTTGCGTCTGTTTGGAGCCTTATTAAAATTTATTAAAGCTTTTAGAGGTGTGCCAATTTTATTAATGAGTGCAAGTTTTAGTCCTCAACAGTTGTCAGCGATTCAACAAGTGTTGGCAGAACAGGGAGAAGATTTAGGAGAACCAATTGAAGGGCCAAAAGAATTAGAAGAATTGCCCCGTTATGACATCACTTATATTCCCGAAATCAGTAACTTTGAAGAACTAACAGAAGTTTGGGAATCTGTTATTGAAGCCTTACGAAACCAACAAAAAGTGTTATGGGTAACTAACTCAGTAAAAACTTGTATTGAAATTTATCGGATTGCACAAGTAAAACTTGCGGAACAATTACCAGAATTTTCGATTACTCCATTAATTTATCACAGTCGATTCCGTTACAAAGACAGGGTGAAAAAACATCAAGCTGTCATTGAAGCATTCAAACAAGATGAACCTGTTTTGGCTATTACTACTCAAGTCTGTGAAATGTCTTTAGATTTGAGTGCTGATTTATTAATTTCTGCGATCGCTCCTGCAGCAGCTTTAATCCAACGATTAGGACGCCTCAACCGCAGGATGAGTAAAGTAGAAGAAGGAGCAAAACTAGCAATTATTTATTCTTGGGATAATCCAAAACCCTACAACGAAGTAGAAATCTCTACAGGGAAGCAGTTGATTCAAGAATTTTCAGGAAAGACAGGTATTTCTCAACGAGATTTAGCAGAATTTTCAGCAAGTCTTAATTCTAAAGAAATTCCAGAAGTTAAATCAAATTGGCTAGAAGATAATTGGTGTACGTATCCAAATTCTTTACGGGAAGCAGGATACACAATGACTGTTCTTTTGGGTGAAGATGAACCAGAAATTTGGAAAATTGCCGAACAAAAAGAACAGGAATTATTAAAAAAACATCAGAATGTGTCGCGTATCAAGTTATTTAAACAAGAAGCACAGAAATGGACAGTACCTATCCGTATTGAATCAGATTATTATACCTGGAAACGGAGAGGATTTTATCCTGTAACACCAATAGGCAGAATTCCCTACAGTGAAGAGGTAGGAGCAGAACAGTGAATTTAGAATTGGATTTAGGTAATCCTTGTTTTACCTTGTTACATCGTGCTGGTTTAGCTGGATTATGGATGACTTTAAAGCAATTAGAAAAAGAAAAAGTTAAAGTGCCATCTGAATTCAATTGGCAACTTAGCAAACGCAAAGTCAACTTAAATTGGAATGGAAGCGATCGCGACATTTTAGAATGGTTTCTCAAAGAGTCTTTTCAATTAAATGATGGCATTATCGCATTACGTGGGTTGGATACTCAATCCATGCGCGAAGATGCACAGGTAATAGTCCATCAAGGAATTTTAGGGACTCTTTTACAGCATACTAGTACTCACAAATCCGATGGAGTTGTGGCAAAATCTTTATCTTTAGGAGAGAATGAGCCAGAAATTCAAGTTAAATACAAAAGTTTGACAAGTTATGCGTATCAAGAATTTGCTGGTAATTTATGTGATAAAAATGGACAATTTTTAACTAATCCAATTAGTGTTGCTGGGTGGTTAAATCCTGGTGCAGCCGTCAGACATATTGCTTTTAGTTCCGATACAAGTTTTGAGGAAAACCCAGAAAATGCTTTTATTTTATTATTTGCACCTGTTGCTTGTTATTACTATATCCTTCGTTCTAAATTGCGAGACAAACGCGCTCAATACGCTTTAGTTATTCCAGAAATTACCGATTTAGCAAAGTATGCAAAGTATCGGCAAAATCAGCAATTACGAAATGCCATTTATAAAGATTTTCATGCTTCTGGTTTAGGTGATGCTGGTTTGAGATTTTTAACAAAGGACACAACTGTTGATATTACTAAAACTTTTGGTATACAGCGTTGTCAAGTTTTGACATTAGGAACTGTTGCATGGGCGACTCAACAAAAAACTCGTACAGATATGTATGTAGTGGAAGCAACTGATGAGAATTGCCATAACTATCAAGTTTGTGATGCTTGGTTACCAGATAGAGCGATCGCAGGTAAAGAAGGTGGATTTGTGGCTACAAGCTTTGCCAAGGAATTAATTGCTGAAAATTTAGCTAAAAAGCTACCTTGGTATTCTGGAATCTCAGAAAAAGTAAATAGTAACGAGCTTTTTCAAAAATTAGCGTATGAAAGGGGAGGATTGTTTCAAGTGATTCAAAAAGTACAGTCAGACGAACGTGAAAAACTATTCGTTAAAACTTGTCATGAAGCTATTAATTATACTTTTGGGAGAATCTCAGATGTAGCCAAAAAAAGAGGAGAATCCCCTAATTTCGACCGTGAAACTATACGTATTAGAACTGGCTTAAGTCGATGTAAAAATTCTGATAGCTTTCGAGAATTTATTACAGACTTTTGGTCAAGAGCCGGAAAAATACCTACTTTGCAGAAACATTGGGAAGAATTAATAGAATTTGTGATGTTAGAGAAAAATTGGAAAAAATCAAGAGATTTAGCCTTACTGGCATTAGCTAGTTATAAAGGGACAGGAAGTTCTAATCGAGATAAAGATGATTCTGATGAAGGCGATCCTGTTGATGATGATACTTTTGATGAAGAAAACGCT
This genomic interval from Scytonema hofmannii PCC 7110 contains the following:
- a CDS encoding Tll0287-like domain-containing protein; the encoded protein is MLKNFKLRQKFTVLLLLILVVGLSLSGLALSALLRQNATNEIASRALTLIDTMTSIREYTLTQIYPELSLKLEDKFLPQVVSAYSAREVFDILRKKPEYGDFFYKEAATNPTNLRDKADSFEANILERFRKEKDLKQVSGFRSLPGGDIFYISRPLSISQQACLQCHSTPDAAPKTMIDRFGTANGFGWHLNEIVAAQFVSLPASKVIEKAHQSSLLIIGLVSSIFVVVIHLVNVFLNRQVILPLKRITRIAEEVSTGHLDIDFDGVSNDEIGNLVNAFRRMKLSLEMAMRRIKRTNGVM
- the cas6 gene encoding type I-MYXAN CRISPR-associated protein Cas6/Cmx6 — translated: MIASVGFSASQDVDLGLEPFVELCFPVRGKYLPADHGYALFCSWVDLDSEIRKQKTVSILTVPGFPDKQGKIILNEYSCLRVRVPIPLIPLAYKLAGKSIRLGIHEIQIGIPEIFTLKPASKLKSRIVVIKGHSEPQSFLVAAQRQLDDMEISAQISIPKDRQGEFCRKTIKVKRYTIVGFTTEVSDLSDDDSIKLQQWGIGGKRHMGCGYFLPFKGGRNV
- the cas3 gene encoding CRISPR-associated helicase Cas3', whose amino-acid sequence is MFKRLLAKSYQKDENDTRKKGAATYTGHISFVMQAADVLVDKLGMAILQQLGIQHIGLDSLAATVKLGAYLHDWGKANQHFQEMVYFKTIDPKSIDPNIQNYRKKIGDSLKARLNRQMLRHEVISGILALQVPCFREWLEKCPNANLTIAVWAAMGHHLKIGSSKDGTPSGCIAEIPSGTGDELKIYTSHSDFLTVLKMGSQSLGLPKQLPEFPTKIWTDKQLLTALTNLRNEFIDFEPDWEQQKFIAAVKATVIAADLAGSALPELEEDFQEWIKEVLSLQLSKQELNKLVQQRLNGKKLRQFQELIAKSKHRVTLVKAGCGTGKTVAAYAWGEKWAVGRKLFFSYPTTGTASQGYIDYADGTEIEAALMHSRADLDRELLFSGDEDDRESIDSKLMAFQAGRKKLIVCTVDSVLGLIQNNRKPLYSWSALAQSAFVFDEVHAFDLRLFGALLKFIKAFRGVPILLMSASFSPQQLSAIQQVLAEQGEDLGEPIEGPKELEELPRYDITYIPEISNFEELTEVWESVIEALRNQQKVLWVTNSVKTCIEIYRIAQVKLAEQLPEFSITPLIYHSRFRYKDRVKKHQAVIEAFKQDEPVLAITTQVCEMSLDLSADLLISAIAPAAALIQRLGRLNRRMSKVEEGAKLAIIYSWDNPKPYNEVEISTGKQLIQEFSGKTGISQRDLAEFSASLNSKEIPEVKSNWLEDNWCTYPNSLREAGYTMTVLLGEDEPEIWKIAEQKEQELLKKHQNVSRIKLFKQEAQKWTVPIRIESDYYTWKRRGFYPVTPIGRIPYSEEVGAEQ
- the cas8a1 gene encoding type I-MYXAN CRISPR-associated Cas8a1/Cmx1, which gives rise to MNLELDLGNPCFTLLHRAGLAGLWMTLKQLEKEKVKVPSEFNWQLSKRKVNLNWNGSDRDILEWFLKESFQLNDGIIALRGLDTQSMREDAQVIVHQGILGTLLQHTSTHKSDGVVAKSLSLGENEPEIQVKYKSLTSYAYQEFAGNLCDKNGQFLTNPISVAGWLNPGAAVRHIAFSSDTSFEENPENAFILLFAPVACYYYILRSKLRDKRAQYALVIPEITDLAKYAKYRQNQQLRNAIYKDFHASGLGDAGLRFLTKDTTVDITKTFGIQRCQVLTLGTVAWATQQKTRTDMYVVEATDENCHNYQVCDAWLPDRAIAGKEGGFVATSFAKELIAENLAKKLPWYSGISEKVNSNELFQKLAYERGGLFQVIQKVQSDEREKLFVKTCHEAINYTFGRISDVAKKRGESPNFDRETIRIRTGLSRCKNSDSFREFITDFWSRAGKIPTLQKHWEELIEFVMLEKNWKKSRDLALLALASYKGTGSSNRDKDDSDEGDPVDDDTFDEENAPDIL